One genomic region from Argentina anserina chromosome 2, drPotAnse1.1, whole genome shotgun sequence encodes:
- the LOC126783294 gene encoding uncharacterized protein LOC126783294, whose translation MKSTHLFHLSPQFPAVNPNPSSSSINLLRLCKFSSVSLASPPKPSRLITLCASTPDKPSSESQPAESIREGFLRFENDPSQSQWNVEVGSQKIAAPSVAKLSLGDQAFFLMAFIACTTSVAFTSLVIAAVPAICAMGRAATSLSKLADTARQELPSTMAAIRLSGMEISDLTLELNDLSQEIADGVSKSTQAVQAAEAGIRQIGSLARQQTMSMIQERANLPVISLQPAVIGAAKKTSHAVGQVTKKFVNIISQRDSENEDDIGIDRVEI comes from the exons ATGAAATCCACTCACCTCTTCCACCTCTCCCCCCAATTCCCCGCCGTAAATCCCAacccatcttcttcttcgatCAATCTGCTCCGTCTCTGCAAGTTCAGCTCCGTTTCCCTCGCCTCGCCTCCCAAGCCCTCCCGCTTGATCACGCTTTGCGCTTCCACTCCCGACAAGCCTTCGTCGGAATCGCAACCTGCGGAGTCCATCAGGGAAGGGTTCCTTCGATTTGAAAACGACCCGTCGCAGAGTCAGTGGAATGTGGAAGTCGGAAGCCAAAAGATTGCGGCTCCGTCCGTGGCGAAGCTGAGCTTGGGCGACCAGGCTTTCTTTCTCATGGCTTTCATTGCCTGCACG ACATCAGTGGCATTTACGAGCCTTGTAATTGCAGCTGTCCCGGCAATATGT GCAATGGGGAGAGCTGCAACATCTCTTTCAAAGCTGGCAGATACAGCTCGTCAAGAACTCCCCAGTACTATGGCTGCCATTAGGCTCTCTGGCATGGAAATAAGTGATCTCACACTGGAATTGAATGACCTAAG CCAAGAGATAGCTGATGGTGTCAGCAAATCCACTCAAGCTGTTCAAGCAGCAGAAGCTGGGATTCGGCAGATTGGCTCACTTGCTCGGCAGCAGACTATGT CCATGATTCAAGAGAGGGCAAATTTGCCAGTAATCTCTTTGCAACCTGCCGTGATTGGAGCAGCAAAGAAGACTTCTCATGCTGTTGGCCAAGTAACTAAGAAGTTCGTGAATATAATCTCTCAAAGGGACTCAGAGAATGAGGATGACATTGGAATTGATAGGGTGGAAATTTGA
- the LOC126782221 gene encoding autophagy-related protein 9 isoform X1, producing MMLGWLKGVKTLGSFKWRGESSLTTSLLRDEIAEVELSQYGRAPSPSPSPSPGSESPTGLLNGESVNVEPIADLDLFFERLYSYYCDKGLWCIVIKWIVELLSLGFTICFSGFFLLFVDWNGLRNAKCGMDAFQSGTKPCDLATEALHQHPLSPLTLSKAIIVGYLFIFSIYWIFCFLRFFAQLRDTLGVRHFYHNNLHVTDNEIKTIPWASIVEKVVQLQRSQQLCVVKDLSAHDVVMRLMRKENYLIGMLNKGVLAFPITQWVPGTGPPVKLHSTGKQERLILTKTLEWTLNWCILQSMFDRNFCVRRDFVSNPRTLQKRLMVVGLVMLLLSPFLVIFMLVYLFLRHAEQFYNHPSTASSRRWSNLSRWMFREFNEVDHLFKHRINSSLLHASEYLKQFPSPIISIIAKFISFVSGGFAAILIIIAFLEESLLEGHIFGRNLFWYAAVFGTITAISRAAISDELLVLDPEGAMSMVVQYTHYMPKTWRGKENTEGVRIEFESLFQYTGMMLLEEMASIFLTPYLLIFVVPKRVDDILEFIAEFTIDVEGVGHVCSFSAFDFQKHGNRNYGSPFNVSRTQRSSQGKMEKSFLSFQSNYPSWDPNAEGRQFLLNLRTFREQKLQGLGPRHAYSPQRMSPGSPSMRAFGGMNYLSMERLHHNPRTGCQLGSLWLIDADQKNHPYLLDWYYTSAPHHTTSNRRDSLEEPFEGAEQQSVDWMPPNFTDNGARFEDLWDHHYEERSGSYMGASTSAPFPRDNVLQHHDTGNSAHQARSHWWARTGPRGKQPQSSFLDPPQSSFLEPPNFMYRPSYNYYENFSDRSLEEQDEEQIQEPYERQDAEQDVEQDQELDWRRNYHNLSRTTYMDDLDLEAGEFNLHFDDVYSRRPETPKI from the exons ATGATGTTAGGTTGGCTTAAGGGTGTGAAGACTCTTGGCAGTTTTAAGTGGCGCGGTGAATCATCTTTGACTACATCGTTGCTTAGGGATGAGATTGCTGAGGTTGAGTTATCTCAGTATGGACGGGCACCGAGTCCAAGTCCAAGTCCAAGTCCTGGAAGTGAGAGCCCAACTGGGCTACTTAATGGTGAGAGTGTAAATGTGGAACCAATTGCTGATTTGGATCTGTTCTTTGAAAGGCTGTACAGCTACTATTGTGACAAAGGCCTCTGGTGTATTGTCATAAAATGGATAGTAGAGCTACTCAGCCTCGGTTTCACCATATGCTTCTCTGGGTTTTTCTTAttatttgttgattggaatGGTCTTCGTAACGCAAAGTGTGGGATGGATGCATTTCAATCTGGGACTAAGCCCTGTGATCTTGCTACAGAAGCACTTCATCAGCACCCGTTAAGCCCTCTGACACTTTCCAAAGCTATAATTGTTGGATATCTGTTTATATTTTCCATATACTGGATCTTCTGTTTTCTGAGGTTTTTTGCTCAACTACGAGATACTTTGGGTGTCCGTCACTTCTATCACAACAA CCTCCATGTCACCGACAATGAAATTAAGACCATTCCCTGGGCATCAATTGTGGAAAAGGTTGTCCAGCTGCAGAGATCACAGCAGCTTTGTGTGGTCAAGGATCTTTCTGCCCATGATGTGGTTATGCGTCTGATGCGGAAGGAAAACTATTTAATTGGAATGCTTAACAAAGGGGTTCTTGCTTTTCCAATCACACAGTGGGTACCAGGTACTGGTCCACCTGTCAAATTGCACTCAACTGGAAAGCAAGAGCGTCTAATTCTGACAAAAACCCTTGAGTGGACCTTAAATTGGTGCATCCTGCAGAGCATGTTTGATCG GAACTTCTGTGTCAGAAGGGACTTTGTATCAAACCCCAGAACTTTACAGAAAAGACTTATGGTAGTCGGACTTGTTATGCTCCTCCTGTCACCATTTCTTGTCATATTTATGCTGGTATATCTCTTCTTAAGGCATGCAGAACAATTCTATAATCATCCGAGCACTGCTTCATCTAGAAGATGGTCGAATTTGTCGAGGTGGATGTTCAGGGAATTCAATGAG GTGGACCACTTGTTCAAACACAGAATCAATAGCAGTTTGTTACATGCTTCTGAATACTTGAAGCAATTTCCTTCTCCTATTATATCCATTATAGCAAAGTTCATCTCATTTGTTTCTGGTGGCTTTGCTGCTATTCTAATCATCATTGCGTTCCTAGAGGAATCTCTACTGGAAGGCCAT ATATTTGGTCGCAACTTGTTCTGGTATGCTGCTGTTTTTGGAACTATAACAGCTATTAGCAGGGCTGCGATTAGTGATGAGCTTCTGGTCCTTGATCCAGAGGGGGCAATGTCTATGGTGGTTCAATACACTCATTATATGCCAAAGACATGGCGGGGCAAAGAGAATACTGAGGGTGTTCGGATAGAGTTTGAATCTCTGTTTCAG TATACTGGAATGATGTTACTTGAGGAGATGGCCTCTATCTTCCTGACACCATATCTACTTATATTTGTTGTCCCAAAG CgggtggatgacattctggaGTTTATTGCAGAATTCACCATTGATGTGGAAGGTGTCGGTCATGTTTGCAG TTTTAGTGCCTTCGACTTTCAAAAACATGGTAATAGAAACTATGGGTCACCTTTCAACGTATCTCGCACACAGAGGAGTTCTCAGGGGAAAATGGAGAAATCGTTCTTGAG CTTCCAGAGTAACTATCCGTCATGGGACCCAAATGCAGAAGGACGTCAGTTTCTTTTGAACCTTAGAACTTTCAGGGAGCAAAAATTGCAGGGACTAGGACCTAGACACGCATATTCTCCTCAGAGAATGTCACCGGGTAGCCCCAGTATGAGAGCTTTTGGTGGCATGAACTATTTATCAATGGAAAGGTTACATCATAATCCTAGAACTGGCTGTCAATTAGGTTCTCTGTGGTTAATTGATGCAGATCAGAAGAATCACCCGTACCTTCTTGATTGGTATTACACCTCTGCCCCGCACCATACAACGAGTAACAGGAGGGATAGTTTGGAAGAACCATTTGAAGGTGCTGAGCAACAGTCTGTGGATTGGATGCCACCCAACTTCACTGACAATGGAGCAAGATTTGAAGATCTTTGGGACCATCATTATGAGGAACGATCAGGGTCTTATATGGGGGCCTCTACATCGGCCCCTTTCCCCCGAGATAATGTACTTCAGCACCATGATACTGGTAATTCGGCACACCAAGCTCGGAGTCACTGGTGGGCTAGAACTGGTCCTCGTGGTAAACAGCCCCAGTCAAGTTTCCTTGATCCTCCACAGTCGAGTTTTCTTGAGCCTCCCAATTTCATGTACCGGCCTTCATATAATTATTATGAAAATTTCTCAGATAGAAGCTTGGAGGAACAGGATGAAGAACAGATACAGGAACCATATGAAAGGCAGGACGCAGAACAAGATGTAGAGCAGGATCAGGAGTTGGATTGGAGGAGGAACTACCACAACTTATCTCGAACTACATATATGGATGACTTAGACTTAGAAGCAGGAGAatttaatcttcattttgatgatgtATATAGTAGACGTCCTGAAACCCCCAAGATATAA
- the LOC126782223 gene encoding protein KINESIN LIGHT CHAIN-RELATED 1: MRKSSISLFSHLTRHTSKTIPPLLSTTHISTPPSSSSPTRFTSCTKLHGQVFKTHQSQSNPSRNMNTLAPQTSSRQRKTKEKSDLEDAFESATTSEEMRRAFKEMEKAFGEKELALACLKLGLKLDQEGEDPEQVLSFATRAFNAFDKESDDCDMSSSGNKSTFLVAMALQLMGSASCSLKRFGESLGYLNRANRTLGRLEEEGCEVGDVRPVKHAVQLEMANVKTAMGRREEALVNLRKCLEIKEVMLERDSKELGKANRDLAEAYVAVLNFKEALGFCRKALEIHKEQLGQNSMEVAHDKNSMEVAHDRRLLGIIYTGLEEHEKALEQNMLSQKVLKNWGLGSDLLRAEIDSANMQIALGKYDDAINTLKGVVQQTDKDSETRALVFISMGKALCNQEKFSDARRCLEIACGILDKKERTTPVDVAEAYSEISMQYETMNEFETAISLLKRTLALLEKLPQEQHSEGSVSARIGWLLLLTGKVSQAIPYLESAAERLKESFGPKHFGVGYIYNNLGAAYLELDRPQSAAQMFAVANDIMDVALGPHHADSIEACQNLSKAYDAMKNYVLAIQFQQQVVDAWESHGPSAHDELREAQRLLGELRKKARGTISNDGGIIKALPLPQTHPSARSSQADFL; the protein is encoded by the exons ATGAGAAAGTCCTCAATCTCACTCTTCTCCCATCTCACTCGTCACACCTCCAAAACCATCCCTCCTCTTCTCTCCACAACTCACATCTCTACCcctccatcttcttcttcaccgaCCCGGTTCACTTCCTGCACCAAACTCCACGGCCAGGTCTTCAAAACCCACCAATCCCAATCCAACCCATCTCGAAACATGAACACCCTGGCCCCCCAAACGTCCTCAAGGCAGAGAAAAACCAAGGAAAAATCCGACCTTGAAGACGCATTTGAGTCTGCTACTACTTCTGAAGAGATGCGTAGAGCTTTCAAGGAAATGGAGAAGGCTTTCGGAGAGAAAGAGCTGGCCTTGGCTTGTTTGAAACTTGGGCTCAAGCTTGACCAAGAAGGTGAGGACCCTGAACAAGTTCTCTCTTTTGCTACTAGAGCCTTTAATGCTTTTGATAAAGAAAGTGATGATTGTGATATGAGTAGTAGTGGTAATAAGAGTACTTTTCTTGTTGCAATGGCTTTACAATTGATGGGTTCGGCTAGTTGTAGCTTGAAGAGGTTTGGTGAGAGTTTGGGGTATTTGAATAGGGCGAATAGGACATTGGGTAGgttggaggaggagggttGTGAGGTTGGGGATGTTAGGCCGGTGAAGCATGCAGTGCAGTTGGAGATGGCCAATGTGAAGACGGCAATGGGGAGGAGGGAGGAGGCCCTTGTGAATTTGAGGAAGTGTTTGGAGATTAAGGAGGTCATGTTGGAGAGGGATAGTAAGGAGCTTGGGAAGGCTAATAGGGATTTGGCCGAGGCTTATGTTGCGGTTTTGAACTTTAAGGAGGCGTTGGGGTTCTGTAGGAAGGCGTTGGAGATTCATAAGGAGCAGTTGGGGCAGAACTCGATGGAGGTTGCACATGACAAGAACTCGATGGAGGTTGCACATGACAGAAGGCTTCTTGGGATTATTTATACGGGGTTGGAGGAGCATGAGAAGGCGTTGGAGCAGAATATGTTGTCGCAGAAGGTTTTGAAGAATTGGGGTCTTGGTTCTGATTTGCTTCGTGCAGAGATTGATTCTGCAAATATGCAGATTGCGCTGGGGAAGTATGATGATGCTATTAATACTTTGAAAGGTGTTGTTCAGCAAACTGATAAGGACAGTGAGACACGGGCTCTCGTGTTTATTTCAATGGGAAAAGCGTTGTGCAATCAAGAAAAGTTTTCAGATGCAAGGAGATGTTTGGAGATTGCTTGTGGAATTCttgacaagaaagagagaACCACCCCAGTAGATGTTGCTGAAGCATACTCAGAAATATCGATGCAATATGAGACAATGAATGAATTTGAAACTGCAATTTCATTGTTGAAGAGAacattggcattgcttgagaAGCTCCCACAAGAACAACATTCTGAGGGAAGTGTTTCTGCTAGGATAGGGTGGTTGCTTCTGTTGACCGGCAAGGTCTCACAAGCTATTCCTTACTTGGAGAGCGCAGCTGAGAGGTTGAAAGAGAGCTTTGGTCCCAAGCATTTTGGCGTGGGCTATATTTACAACAACTTGGGTGCAGCATATTTGGAACTAGACCGGCCTCAGTCAGCTGCACAGATGTTCGCTGTCGCAAACGACATCATGGACGTTGCACTTGGTCCACATCATGCAGATTCAATTGAGGCATGCCAGAACCTATCAAAAGCATATGATGCTATGAAAAA CTATGTCCTTGCAATCCAATTCCAGCAGCAAGTAGTTGATGCTTGGGAGAGCCATGGACCAAGTGCTCATGACGAACTCAGAGAAGCACAGCGACTACTTGGAGAGTTGAGGAAGAAAGCCCGTGGGACAATTTCAAATGATGGGGGAATCATAAAGGCCTTACCCTTGCCCCAAACTCATCCATCTGCCAGGAGCTCACAAGCTGActtcctttga
- the LOC126782224 gene encoding hyoscyamine 6-dioxygenase-like — MDGVLDQKLVSSWFDVHQSVPETYVFPPEKRPGKLKVPVCKSIPVIDLGSHDRRDTIQQICKASQDFGFFQVINHGVSNKLIHDTMRVFKEFHAMPSKDKARECSKDPSRDCKLYTSSENYANEGVHLWRDALTHPGHTSEKYLQYWPKKPTQYRDVVKRYLEGVRNLGAVIMELLAEGLGLRAEFFNGGLSDSPMLLSNHYPPCPDPSLTLGLTKHRDPSLLTILLQDNEGLQVFKDGNWIGVDPVSTAFVVNVGFVLQIISNTKFRGAEHRVVTNSRCARTTIAYFIYPSNDNLIEPAKALCNRNPPLYRSMTFKEFLKNFKSKVGNTESVLQTISVTSS, encoded by the exons ATGGATGGAGTTTTAGATCAGAAGCTTGTTTCAAGCTGGTTTGATGTTCATCAATCCGTGCCTGAGACATATGTTTTCCCACCCGAAAAACGACCCGGCAAGCTCAAGGTTCCCGTATGCAAGAGCATTCCAGTAATTGATCTCGGCAGCCATGATCGCCGTGACACCATTCAGCAGATTTGCAAAGCTAGCCAAGACTTCGGTTTTTTCCAG GTCATCAACCATGGAGTTTCAAATAAGTTAATTCATGATACAATGAGAGTTTTCAAGGAGTTCCATGCAATGCCCTCTAAAGACAAGGCAAGAGAATGCTCCAAGGACCCGAGTCGAGACTGCAAGCTCTACACAAGTAGTGAAAACTATGCAAATGAAGGTGTTCATCTCTGGAGAGATGCATTAACTCACCCTGGTCATACTTCAGAAAAATACCTACAGTATTGGCCTAAAAAACCAACTCAGTACCG AGATGTTGTTAAGCGGTATCTGGAGGGGGTGAGGAACTTAGGTGCTGTGATTATGGAGCTGCTTGCTGAAGGGTTGGGACTTAGAGCTGAGTTCTTCAATGGTGGACTTAGTGATAGTCCAATGCTGCTGTCGAATCATTATCCGCCATGTCCGGATCCTAGCTTGACATTGGGGTTAACTAAACACCGGGATCCTTCCCTTCTAACCATTTTACTTCAAGATAATGAAGGGCTTCAAGTTTTCAAAGATGGGAATTGGATTGGGGTTGATCCTGTTTCTACAGCTTTTGTGGTCAATGTAGGTTTTGTACTCCAG ATTATCAGCAACACGAAGTTTAGAGGCGCAGAACATAGAGTGGTGACTAATTCAAGATGCGCAAGGACAACCATTGCTTACTTTATTTATCCTTCTAATGACAACCTTATAGAACCTGCAAAAGCTCTATGCAACCGAAATCCGCCACTCTACCGATCGATGACATTTAAGGAGTTCCTCAAAAACTTTAAGTCCAAAGTTGGCAATACTGAATCAGTGTTGCAGACAATCAGCGTCACAAGTAGCTAG
- the LOC126782221 gene encoding autophagy-related protein 9 isoform X2, producing MMLGWLKGVKTLGSFKWRGESSLTTSLLRDEIAEVELSQYGRAPSPSPSPSPGSESPTGLLNGESVNVEPIADLDLFFERLYSYYCDKGLWCIVIKWIVELLSLGFTICFSGFFLLFVDWNGLRNAKCGMDAFQSGTKPCDLATEALHQHPLSPLTLSKAIIVGYLFIFSIYWIFCFLRFFAQLRDTLGVRHFYHNNLHVTDNEIKTIPWASIVEKVVQLQRSQQLCVVKDLSAHDVVMRLMRKENYLIGMLNKGVLAFPITQWVPGTGPPVKLHSTGKQERLILTKTLEWTLNWCILQSMFDRNFCVRRDFVSNPRTLQKRLMVVGLVMLLLSPFLVIFMLVYLFLRHAEQFYNHPSTASSRRWSNLSRWMFREFNEVDHLFKHRINSSLLHASEYLKQFPSPIISIIAKFISFVSGGFAAILIIIAFLEESLLEGHIFGRNLFWYAAVFGTITAISRAAISDELLVLDPEGAMSMVVQYTHYMPKTWRGKENTEGVRIEFESLFQYTGMMLLEEMASIFLTPYLLIFVVPKRVDDILEFIAEFTIDVEGVGHVCSFSAFDFQKHGNRNYGSPFNVSRTQRSSQGKMEKSFLSFQSNYPSWDPNAEGRQFLLNLRTFREQKLQGLGPRHAYSPQRMSPGSPSMRAFGGMNYLSMERLHHNPRTGCQLGSLWLIDADQKNHPYLLDWYYTSAPHHTTSNRRDSLEEPFEGAEQQSVDWMPPNFTDNGARFEDLWDHHYEERSGSYMGASTSAPFPRDNVLQHHDTGNSAHQARSHWWARTGPRDRSLEEQDEEQIQEPYERQDAEQDVEQDQELDWRRNYHNLSRTTYMDDLDLEAGEFNLHFDDVYSRRPETPKI from the exons ATGATGTTAGGTTGGCTTAAGGGTGTGAAGACTCTTGGCAGTTTTAAGTGGCGCGGTGAATCATCTTTGACTACATCGTTGCTTAGGGATGAGATTGCTGAGGTTGAGTTATCTCAGTATGGACGGGCACCGAGTCCAAGTCCAAGTCCAAGTCCTGGAAGTGAGAGCCCAACTGGGCTACTTAATGGTGAGAGTGTAAATGTGGAACCAATTGCTGATTTGGATCTGTTCTTTGAAAGGCTGTACAGCTACTATTGTGACAAAGGCCTCTGGTGTATTGTCATAAAATGGATAGTAGAGCTACTCAGCCTCGGTTTCACCATATGCTTCTCTGGGTTTTTCTTAttatttgttgattggaatGGTCTTCGTAACGCAAAGTGTGGGATGGATGCATTTCAATCTGGGACTAAGCCCTGTGATCTTGCTACAGAAGCACTTCATCAGCACCCGTTAAGCCCTCTGACACTTTCCAAAGCTATAATTGTTGGATATCTGTTTATATTTTCCATATACTGGATCTTCTGTTTTCTGAGGTTTTTTGCTCAACTACGAGATACTTTGGGTGTCCGTCACTTCTATCACAACAA CCTCCATGTCACCGACAATGAAATTAAGACCATTCCCTGGGCATCAATTGTGGAAAAGGTTGTCCAGCTGCAGAGATCACAGCAGCTTTGTGTGGTCAAGGATCTTTCTGCCCATGATGTGGTTATGCGTCTGATGCGGAAGGAAAACTATTTAATTGGAATGCTTAACAAAGGGGTTCTTGCTTTTCCAATCACACAGTGGGTACCAGGTACTGGTCCACCTGTCAAATTGCACTCAACTGGAAAGCAAGAGCGTCTAATTCTGACAAAAACCCTTGAGTGGACCTTAAATTGGTGCATCCTGCAGAGCATGTTTGATCG GAACTTCTGTGTCAGAAGGGACTTTGTATCAAACCCCAGAACTTTACAGAAAAGACTTATGGTAGTCGGACTTGTTATGCTCCTCCTGTCACCATTTCTTGTCATATTTATGCTGGTATATCTCTTCTTAAGGCATGCAGAACAATTCTATAATCATCCGAGCACTGCTTCATCTAGAAGATGGTCGAATTTGTCGAGGTGGATGTTCAGGGAATTCAATGAG GTGGACCACTTGTTCAAACACAGAATCAATAGCAGTTTGTTACATGCTTCTGAATACTTGAAGCAATTTCCTTCTCCTATTATATCCATTATAGCAAAGTTCATCTCATTTGTTTCTGGTGGCTTTGCTGCTATTCTAATCATCATTGCGTTCCTAGAGGAATCTCTACTGGAAGGCCAT ATATTTGGTCGCAACTTGTTCTGGTATGCTGCTGTTTTTGGAACTATAACAGCTATTAGCAGGGCTGCGATTAGTGATGAGCTTCTGGTCCTTGATCCAGAGGGGGCAATGTCTATGGTGGTTCAATACACTCATTATATGCCAAAGACATGGCGGGGCAAAGAGAATACTGAGGGTGTTCGGATAGAGTTTGAATCTCTGTTTCAG TATACTGGAATGATGTTACTTGAGGAGATGGCCTCTATCTTCCTGACACCATATCTACTTATATTTGTTGTCCCAAAG CgggtggatgacattctggaGTTTATTGCAGAATTCACCATTGATGTGGAAGGTGTCGGTCATGTTTGCAG TTTTAGTGCCTTCGACTTTCAAAAACATGGTAATAGAAACTATGGGTCACCTTTCAACGTATCTCGCACACAGAGGAGTTCTCAGGGGAAAATGGAGAAATCGTTCTTGAG CTTCCAGAGTAACTATCCGTCATGGGACCCAAATGCAGAAGGACGTCAGTTTCTTTTGAACCTTAGAACTTTCAGGGAGCAAAAATTGCAGGGACTAGGACCTAGACACGCATATTCTCCTCAGAGAATGTCACCGGGTAGCCCCAGTATGAGAGCTTTTGGTGGCATGAACTATTTATCAATGGAAAGGTTACATCATAATCCTAGAACTGGCTGTCAATTAGGTTCTCTGTGGTTAATTGATGCAGATCAGAAGAATCACCCGTACCTTCTTGATTGGTATTACACCTCTGCCCCGCACCATACAACGAGTAACAGGAGGGATAGTTTGGAAGAACCATTTGAAGGTGCTGAGCAACAGTCTGTGGATTGGATGCCACCCAACTTCACTGACAATGGAGCAAGATTTGAAGATCTTTGGGACCATCATTATGAGGAACGATCAGGGTCTTATATGGGGGCCTCTACATCGGCCCCTTTCCCCCGAGATAATGTACTTCAGCACCATGATACTGGTAATTCGGCACACCAAGCTCGGAGTCACTGGTGGGCTAGAACTGGTCCTCGTG ATAGAAGCTTGGAGGAACAGGATGAAGAACAGATACAGGAACCATATGAAAGGCAGGACGCAGAACAAGATGTAGAGCAGGATCAGGAGTTGGATTGGAGGAGGAACTACCACAACTTATCTCGAACTACATATATGGATGACTTAGACTTAGAAGCAGGAGAatttaatcttcattttgatgatgtATATAGTAGACGTCCTGAAACCCCCAAGATATAA